In Oryza brachyantha chromosome 1, ObraRS2, whole genome shotgun sequence, the following are encoded in one genomic region:
- the LOC102710349 gene encoding uncharacterized protein LOC102710349: protein MAADLSGRLPRHHPAVSDLLSTLAAANSTLADVQRRLDVEFRAAYPDHANPAKLVARLKRIQEEVAALKGLCRDLLAQKQELIDTMRTSLAAQRRATQRLLASSGLPPMSDKEEAAYASLNQIIDEWTAHVGPATGDGKDVDTNQIFFSAVV, encoded by the exons ATGGCTGCGGATCTGAGCGGCCGGCTGCCGAGACACCACCCGGCGGTGAGCGATCTGCTCTCGACTCTTGCCGCCGCCAACAGCACCCTCGCCGACGTGCAGCGCCGCCTCGACGTCGAGTTCCGCGCCGCCTACCCGGATCAC GCGAACCCGGCGAAGCTGGTGGCGCGGCTGAAGCGGATccaggaggaggtggcggcgctcaAGGGCCTCTGCCGTGACCTGCTCGCCCAGAAGCAG GAGCTGATCGACACAATGCGGACGAGCCTAGCGGCGCAGCGCCGCGCCACGCAGCGGCTGCTCGCCTCCTCCGGGCTGCCCCCCATGTCTGACAAGGAGGAGGCTGCCTACGCCAGTCTCAACCAG ATCATCGATGAGTGGACGGCGCATGTTGGGCCAGCCACAG GAGACGGGAAGGATGTAGACACCAACCAGATCTTCTTCTCCGCTGTCGTTTAA
- the LOC102710638 gene encoding uncharacterized protein LOC102710638, with product MSWLARSIAATLSAQSDDDDSDDREASPGGDHKDEQLGTPGGGGVKGDLSELTDSLARSLWGVASFLAPPPPPAEAEETSAVAEGDDGEGAQSPRIAGIRSDLAEIGGRVRSGISMLSNANAVAEISKIASSLLPFGPREEEDDGAEAVGLTEEVVVFVRHISAHPETWLDFPLFDDDRHADDFELSDTQYGHALAIEHVVPSLSYLRTELCSTNMSEACFWKIYFVLLHSKLRKQDAELLSTPQILKAREQLLQSSPKQKRLGSEEPNGSSLNMNVPATEGDSNGMSEAPSFEEPTPEPICVIEADKHPVLTTEVEIIDKPVIEEELVVKNEIKSIPSDSEKTLHTTTEDDDKEVEDWLKDVDPVSSKAGNVNSAGQEEDISFSDLEDDDDD from the exons ATGTCATGGCTCGCGCGCTCCATCGCGGCCACCCTCTCGGCTCAATCCGACGATGACGACAGCGACGACCGCGAGGCCAGCCCCGGCGGCGACCATAAGGACGAGCAGCTGGGCAccccgggcggcggcggagtcaaGGGCGACCTATCGGAGCTGACCGACTCGCTCGCCCGCAGCCTCTGGGGCGTCGCCTCCTTCCttgcaccgccgcctccgcccgccgaAGCCGAGGAGACTTCGGCGGTGGCCGAGGGTGATGATGGGGAAGGGGCTCAGTCACCACGGATCGCCGGGATCCGGAGCGACCTGGCGGAGATCGGGGGCAGGGTGAGGAGCGGCATCTCGATGCTCTCGAATGCCAACGCCGTGGCTGAGATCTCCAAGATCGCCTCGTCCTTGCTGCCTTTCGGGcccagggaggaggaagacgacggcgccgaggcTGTGGGTTTGAccgaggaggtggtggtgttcGTGAGGCACATCTCGGCCCATCCCGAGACGTGGCTCGATTTCCCCTTGTTCGACGACGACCGGCATGCGGATG ATTTTGAACTGTCAGACACACAATATGGACATGCATTGGCTATAGAGCATGTTGTTCCAAGCTTGTCATATCTCAGGACTGAGCTTTGCTCTACCAATATGAGTGAAGCATGCTTTTGGAAGATCTATTTTGTGCTTCTTCACTCAAAACTCAGGAAGCAAGATGCTGAACTACTTTCAACGCCACAA ATCTTGAAAGCAAGAGAACAATTGCTGCAAAGTTCGCCGAAACAGAAAAGGCTAGGGTCTGAGGAACCTAATGGTTCATCACTAAACATGAATGTTCCCGCTACCGAAGGTGACAGCAATGGAATGTCTGAAGCACCTTCATTCGAAGAACCAACTCCTGAACCGATCTGTGTTATTGAAGCTGACAAACATCCTGTTTTAACCACTGAGGTGGAAATAATTGACAAGCCCGTAATTGAAGAAGAGTTGGTTGTGAAAAATGAGATCAAGAGTATACCCTCTGACTCTGAGAAGACTCTGCATACCACCACGGAGGATGATGACAAAGAAGTGGAGGACTGGCTGAAGGATGTGGATCCTGTGTCCAGCAAAGCAGGCAACGTCAATTCAGCAGGGCAGGAAGAAGATATATCCTTCAGTGATCtggaggatgacgacgacgattgA
- the LOC102700111 gene encoding RNA-binding protein 1-like translates to METAVKEQKGAAGREVIARTKLASHGKLFVGGVPLGTSESELRAHFSRFGKVAFVGTPKDKQTGASRGFAFVQFVSPDDAAAALAAGHQRHVLHGTTMDVKIAEPKSWDGVPPLLSCNKKKIFIGGLAPFVGEQQLTEYFSAFGEVSRAIVVTEIFTNMPRGFGFIEFALESSAARALRRERHRLCGQWVEVRLAMPKHLLAAGAPDQQDAAGSSRLSVLAPPFYPARSAAGFSSSSAAAAANYSTKNAPVIEPVTYVVGDSSNPNIGYEIPGVLMSPDVAEAVAMANYLRGGSWAPPLVAAYYGGGNVKLF, encoded by the exons ATGGAGACGGCGGTGAAAGAGCAGAAGGGGGCAGCCGGGCGGGAGGTGATCGCGAGGACGAAGCTGGCGAGCCACGGGAAGCTGTTCGTGGGCGGGGTGCCGCTGGGCACCAGCGAGTCGGAGCTCCGCGCCCACTTCTCGCGGTTCGGCAAGGTGGCGTTCGTCGGGACGCCCAAGGACAAGCAGACGGGCGCGTCGCGCGGGTTCGCCTTCGTGCAGTTCGTGAgccccgacgacgccgccgccgcgctcgccgcgggcCACCAACGCCACGTCCTCCACGGCACCACG ATGGATGTCAAAATAGCCGAACCGAAGTCCTGGGATGGTGTCCCACCACTACTCTCCTGCAACAAGAAGAAGATCTTCATAGGCGGCCTGGCTCCGTTCGTCGGCGAACAGCAGCTCACGGAGTACTTCAGCGCGTTCGGCGAGGTCAGCCGCGCGATCGTGGTCACCGAGATTTTCACAAACATGCCCAGGGGCTTCGGCTTCATCGAGTTCGCGCTGgagtcgtcggcggcgagagcgctgCGGAGGGAAAGGCACCGCCTGTGCGGCCAGTGGGTGGAGGTGAGGCTCGCCATGCCCAAGCACCTGCTTGCGGCTGGGGCGCCGGATCAGCAGGATGCCGCTGGTTCTAGCAGGCTGTCGGTTCTGGCTCCCCCATTTTATCCGGCTAGATCAGCAGCTGgtttttcctcttcttctgctgctgctgctgctaattATTCCACCAAGAACGCTCCTGTGATAGAACCTGTGACGTACGTCGTCGGTGATAGCAGTAACCCTAATATCGGCTACGAGATACCTGGGGTACTGATGAGCCCGGACGTGGCTGAAGCTGTTGCTATGGCTAATTACCTGCGAGGTGGCAGCTGGGCTCCGCCTCTAGTGGCAGCATATTATGGTGGTGGAAATGTGAAGCTGTTCTAA